In Burkholderiales bacterium, one genomic interval encodes:
- a CDS encoding folate-binding protein YgfZ, whose amino-acid sequence MLESWNTHLAGNGATIEGSRVAHFGDPGAELRAAATGAILCDLSHRSVIAFSGDERHAFLHGQLTSDVKNLGAGGSRYAGYCTPKGRLLATFLVWQNDRAIYAQLPCELRESVQKRLSMYVLRSKVVLTDASSDFVRCGLAGPGAAAMIKGSIGDIPAHDYEVSHSGEISVIRLPAGRFQINVPIERAIGLWDALRQEATCVGAACWDWLEIRAGLPTLTAATQEEFVPQMLNLDALGAISFSKGCYPGQEIVARTHYLGKIKRRMYRAHVVSDAVPAPGDKVFSAENNDQPGGMIVNAAPAPDGGFDVLAAIQTSSAESGAIHLGSPSGAPLSLLDLPYSLP is encoded by the coding sequence TATCGAAGGTAGCCGGGTCGCGCATTTCGGCGATCCCGGGGCCGAGCTGCGCGCGGCGGCGACAGGCGCCATCCTGTGCGATTTATCGCATCGCTCCGTTATCGCTTTTTCCGGCGACGAGCGGCATGCTTTTCTGCACGGCCAGTTGACAAGCGACGTGAAGAATCTGGGCGCCGGCGGCAGCCGGTATGCCGGTTACTGCACGCCCAAGGGCCGCTTGCTCGCAACTTTTTTGGTGTGGCAGAACGACCGCGCGATCTATGCGCAACTGCCGTGTGAGCTGCGCGAATCGGTGCAAAAACGGCTATCGATGTACGTGCTGCGCAGCAAGGTCGTGCTGACCGATGCGAGCAGTGATTTCGTTCGTTGCGGCCTTGCCGGACCAGGTGCTGCAGCAATGATCAAAGGCAGCATCGGCGACATTCCAGCACACGATTATGAAGTCTCGCATTCCGGCGAGATATCGGTGATTCGCCTGCCGGCCGGGCGTTTTCAGATCAACGTTCCGATCGAGCGCGCCATTGGATTATGGGATGCGTTACGGCAAGAGGCGACCTGCGTGGGTGCTGCGTGCTGGGATTGGCTTGAAATACGCGCGGGCTTGCCGACGCTGACGGCCGCAACTCAGGAAGAATTCGTTCCGCAAATGCTGAACCTCGATGCGCTCGGCGCCATCAGCTTCAGCAAAGGCTGCTATCCGGGCCAGGAGATCGTCGCGCGCACGCATTATCTCGGCAAGATCAAGCGCCGCATGTATCGCGCGCACGTTGTTTCGGATGCGGTACCGGCGCCGGGTGACAAGGTGTTCAGCGCGGAAAATAACGATCAACCCGGCGGCATGATCGTCAATGCCGCGCCGGCGCCGGACGGCGGCTTTGATGTGCTCGCCGCGATCCAGACCAGCAGCGCCGAATCCGGCGCCATCCATCTCGGTTCGCCAAGCGGGGCGCCGCTTAGCCTGCTCGACCTGCCTTATTCCTTACCCTGA
- a CDS encoding DUF4936 family protein — protein sequence MLYCYYVYYRVQPGQAVELEQRVRDMLSSVRQNAGVVGRLLKKHQEPLLWMEVYEDVGDAAGFERALTEAVGKFRLHQFLVPGSKRAVECFVS from the coding sequence ATGCTGTATTGCTACTACGTCTACTATCGCGTGCAACCCGGCCAGGCGGTAGAACTCGAACAACGCGTTCGCGACATGCTATCCAGCGTGCGGCAGAACGCCGGTGTCGTCGGACGCTTGTTGAAGAAACACCAGGAGCCGCTGCTGTGGATGGAAGTCTACGAAGATGTCGGCGACGCGGCAGGATTCGAGCGCGCGCTTACCGAAGCGGTGGGCAAATTCCGGCTGCATCAGTTTCTGGTTCCGGGCTCGAAACGCGCGGT